CGTTACATTGCAGCAGAGTGCGGCGTTTTGCTCGGCACTTGTTACAGCGTAAAGAACAACGGTGAAAAACGCTTCGCCGGTACTGATCTTGGCTTTAACCAGCTTTTGCGCCCAGCTATGTATGATTCATTCCATGATGTGGAAATTTACCGCGACGGTGGTAGCGAAGTAACCGAAACAATGGAGCAGTCTATTGTAGGTAACATTTGCGAATCCGGTGATATTATGGCGAAAGATCGTCAGCTTCCTGAAATTGCAGAAGGCGACGTTGTCGCAATGCTCGACGCAGGTGCATACGGCTATGTAATGGCATCCCCGTACAACCAGCGCCCGCGTCCTGCAGAAGTTCTTATTCAGGCAAACGGTGAAGCACGTATTATCCGTCGTCGCGAAACGCTGAACGATATGTTGAACATGTACCCTGAAGCGGATGCATTGCTCAGCGAATTCGGCGAATAGTTTTTTACTGAAGATGTTACTCCGCCAGTGTGTTGTTCATATATTTTATGAACGGCGATAGGTAAGACACTCACGGAGTAACGAAGGTACGACATTGTTGGCTGGTTTGCTGCGCTCTATCAGTAAACCTAGCCAACGATCCTTTCGAAGAGGTTGATTGCCTCTTCCGGAGGGTTTGAAAAGTCTTCAATATGCGGAATACAACCGCATACAGAATAGTTCGAAAATGTGGAGATTGCCTCCATGTTTTCCTGCAGCATCGCCTGTGGTGTACGGTGTTCCTTGTTATTCACAAACACTATCCCTGCCGGTTGAACGCCTCGGTGATGCAACGCCTCAATGGAAAGAAGCGTGTGGTTGATTGTACCAAGTCCGGCTCGTGCAACGAGTATGGGCTTGATACCGAACTGCTCGACAGCCATTTGCACCATGTCCGCCAACATGTGTGTGCGGCTGAACGGCACAAGAAGTCCTCCAGCCGCTTCGACCACCAGGGTTTTATTTTTACGCAAATATGCCAGTTTGTGTAGAAGGTCTTCCACTTCTACGCTGCTCTGTTCATCACGGGCAGCGTAGAATGGAGCCTTGGGAGCGTTAAAGCAGACTCCGGTAGCATCAGCAGCGGTCTGATGTAACTCCGGACAATATTTAAGAACGAAGCTCGCGTCCGCGCCTGCATCGTTCGGGGTCAGGCAGCCTGTTTGCACTGGTTTCCAATAGTAAGGCGTGTGCCCCGTCTTTATCAGAAACCGCATTAGCATCAGGGAAGCAACTGTCTTACCCACATCGGTATCTGTACCGACGACGAAAAATGACGGATTAGGTTCTGTCATACCATCCCCTGATACTGCTGACGAATGTGTGTACGTCCGCAGTACTGTGCAAGGCTGTCATGCTCACTCGTATGACAGCTTTGTTCATTGGTACGGTCGGATAACGCGATGCAAAAGCAAGCACACCATCTTCCCGCATTTTTTCCGCAATTTCTGCGGCTTTTGCTTCATCACCAATCTCAATAGAAACTATATGCGCATCACCTTGAATGGTGAATCCTGCATCCTCCAATTCTGAACGGAGAAACGCACTGACTAATGCCAGATGTTCGCGTTCCGGTTCTCTTGTGGGTAGTTTTTTGAGTAACGCAGCAGCTGCGGCTGCGTGTGCTTCCGGCATCGCTGTAGAATAGATTACAGGCGATGAGAAGTTATGGAAAAATTCTTTAAAACCTTCAGGCATAAGTATAAATGCGCCGAACATGCCGAACGCTTTGCCAAAGGTTCCAACTGCTATATCGGTACAGTCGCGGCTAATACCCGTACCATTGTTGCCGAGCGCTCCAAATGAATGCGCTTCGTCCACCACGCCAAAGAAATTGTGTTTTTTGCGTAATGCAGCAAACTCGTCTGTTTTTAACAAATCCCCATCCATGCTGAAGAGAGATTCTGTGAGTACAACAGGGTTTTCTGCACGAGCAGCAGTCAGCTTTCTATCAAGTTGTGCAAGGTCGCTATGAGCAAATCCTTTCAACGCGCTTCCTGTCTGCGCAAGTCCTTGCGCCATGCTTGCGTGGATTCGTTTGTCGTAGAATAAGGTCTCTGCAGGCGAGCAGAGCCCCCATACGACTGCAAGATTTGCCTGATAGCCGCTTGGAAGGAATATGGCCTCGTCGTATCCAAAAAATTCTGCGAATTGACGTTCTACATCTTCTGTGAATCCACCATGCCCTGTGACCAGACGCGATGAAGTACCGGATGAAGAGTGCGCTGCAAAGCATTCACCAAGTGTTTTCTGCCAGCTGGTATCTTGTGATAGCCCGAGGTAGTCGTTGGATGCAAAGTTGATGAGTTTCTTGCCATCAACAAGAACACGGCTGCCAATCTGCTTATCTATTGTTATGGGATTTCGGTGTAATCCGGAACTTTTTTGAACCGCGATGGAACGTTTTAGGCGTTCTTTAACCATTGAAATAACTCTCTGTAATGGGTTGTAAGGGAGTCTTTCGCGAACTGTATACCAAACTCAGTACTTCCAAAGAGAAATGAGCCTTCAAGCGCCATGTCTCCGCAGGTAAAAGAAATATCGTAGGCCGCTGTAGAATCTGTCATAGCTGTTTGTACGACGGTTGTTGTGCCGCAGCCTGAAAATGTTTCCACAGGCAGCAAGGGAGATTGCTGAACAGATAGCAAGAAGGCGTGGCGTGAAAATTCCATGCATTTTCTGAAATGCAGCCCACTGGTTTGTGCCATGGCTTCCAAAGCAAGATATGCAGGAGCGTCTGAAAAGTTTTTTTCAGCCGTAAGAGTTTGGGCAGCATAGTGTGTGACTCTATCCAGCAGGATGAATCGCTCTACGCCAAAATGAATGGTTTTATTGTATTGCATTTATGACCAGAGACGCACAACGAGTGCACTGTTTTGACCGCCGAATCCAAAATTCTCCAGCAGGATAGTAGGAGGTATGGATGAGTCGGAAAGTTCCATCAAACCTGTCACGAAATTTATTTTGTCAGAGCACGGGGATGTGAGGTTGCGCACAGGGGGCACAATTTTTTTGTCGAGCAAAGCGAGAAGAATACCGAACTCTACAGCTCCCGACGCGGCAGTACAGTG
This Halodesulfovibrio sp. MK-HDV DNA region includes the following protein-coding sequences:
- the bioD gene encoding dethiobiotin synthase, with the protein product MTEPNPSFFVVGTDTDVGKTVASLMLMRFLIKTGHTPYYWKPVQTGCLTPNDAGADASFVLKYCPELHQTAADATGVCFNAPKAPFYAARDEQSSVEVEDLLHKLAYLRKNKTLVVEAAGGLLVPFSRTHMLADMVQMAVEQFGIKPILVARAGLGTINHTLLSIEALHHRGVQPAGIVFVNNKEHRTPQAMLQENMEAISTFSNYSVCGCIPHIEDFSNPPEEAINLFERIVG
- a CDS encoding aminotransferase class I/II-fold pyridoxal phosphate-dependent enzyme, whose protein sequence is MVKERLKRSIAVQKSSGLHRNPITIDKQIGSRVLVDGKKLINFASNDYLGLSQDTSWQKTLGECFAAHSSSGTSSRLVTGHGGFTEDVERQFAEFFGYDEAIFLPSGYQANLAVVWGLCSPAETLFYDKRIHASMAQGLAQTGSALKGFAHSDLAQLDRKLTAARAENPVVLTESLFSMDGDLLKTDEFAALRKKHNFFGVVDEAHSFGALGNNGTGISRDCTDIAVGTFGKAFGMFGAFILMPEGFKEFFHNFSSPVIYSTAMPEAHAAAAAALLKKLPTREPEREHLALVSAFLRSELEDAGFTIQGDAHIVSIEIGDEAKAAEIAEKMREDGVLAFASRYPTVPMNKAVIRVSMTALHSTADVHTFVSSIRGWYDRT